In a genomic window of Wyeomyia smithii strain HCP4-BCI-WySm-NY-G18 chromosome 1, ASM2978416v1, whole genome shotgun sequence:
- the LOC129717967 gene encoding tyrosine aminotransferase, translating into MKDLDDLAAIHLKSHALGKSSRTKWNVPITDFARLTHNPIRAIVEGLKIVPNPDKQLIALSIGDPTTFGNLKPAPEIVDAVRRVIEDGSSNGYGPSTGFLEARQAVADYVAYQGTVTANDVILCSGCSCALDLCLSVLAGPGQNILIPKPGFSIYRTLAEGFGVECRYYDLKPDKNWEVDLLQLESLIDGNTAALIVTNPSNPCGSVFSKSHLKAILNIAEKHYLPIIADEIYEHFVFPGHEFHSVSSLSEKVPVLSCGGLTKRFLVPGWRMGWIVIHDRDNLFRDVRKGLANLSARILGANTLIQGALPDILNNTPSAFYDDLVSTLCRHAELAYKSIKQIRGLRPIMPGGAMYMMIGIEIEHFPEYDTDLEFVQALVAEQSVFCLPGQCFEYPNFMRIVLTVPENMISEACKRLHDFCEKHYRLDNNIIETCQHGLMV; encoded by the exons ATGAAAGATTTGGACGACTTAGCAGCCATTCATTTGAAATCTCATGCTCTAGGCAAAAGTAGTAGAACCAAATGGAACGTGCCAATAACTGACTTCGCCCGACTCACTCATAATCCGATCCGTGCTATTGTCGAGGGACTCAAGATAGTACCGAATCCGGACAAGCAATTGATTGCCCTCTCAATCG GCGACCCTACAACTTTCGGTAACCTCAAACCTGCCCCGGAAATAGTTGATGCTGTACGAAGAGTTATCGAGGACGGTTCAAGTAACGGATACGGCCCAAGTACAGGCTTTCTGGAAGCCCGTCAAGCCGTTGCTGATTACGTTGCCTATCAAGGTACGGTCACAGCAAATGATGTCATTCTGTGTAGTGGCTGCAGTTGTGCCTTGGATCTCTGCTTATCGGTTTTAGCGGGACCTGGTCAGAATATACTAATCCCTAAACCCGGATTTTCTATATACCGTACACTTGCTGAAGGGTTTGGCGTGGAATGTCGTTATTACGACCTGAAGCCCGATAAGAATTGGGAAGTTGATCTTCTACAACTTGAATCGTTGATTGATGGAAATACGGCCGCTTTGATTGTAACAAATCCGAGTAACCCGTGTGGAAGCGTATTTAGTAAGAGTCATTTGAAGGCGATCTTGAATATTGCTGAGAAACATTACTTGCCAATCATTGCGGACGAAATCTATGAACACTTCGTATTCCCGGGCCACGAGTTCCACTCGGTCAGCTCGTTATCTGAGAAAGTACCCGTGCTGTCGTGCGGTGGGCTGACAAAACGTTTTTTAGTTCCGGGTTGGCGCATGGGATGGATTGTAATACACGACAGAGATAATCTCTTCCGTGATGTGCGCAAGGGCTTGGCGAATCTTTCAGCGCGTATTTTAGGTGCCAATACTTTAATTCAAGGTGCTCTTCCAGATATTTTAAACAACACGCCATCTGCCTTCTATGATGATTTGGTTTCAACTTTATGT CGACATGCTGAGTTGGCTTATAAATCGATCAAGCAGATTCGAGGACTTCGTCCTATAATGCCAGGTGGAGCAATGTATATGATGATCGGTATTGAAATCGAACATTTTCCGGAGTACGACACGGATCTCGAATTCGTCCAGGCGCTGGTAGCCGAACAAAGTGTATTTTGCTTACCCGGCCAATGCTTCGAATACCCCAATTTTATGCGTATTGTATTGACCGTACCAGAAAACATGATTTCTGAAGCGTGCAAACGTTTACAtgatttttgtgagaagcattaCAGACTAGACAATAACATCATTGAAACATGTCAACATGGTTTAATGGTTTAA
- the LOC129716837 gene encoding uncharacterized protein LOC129716837, translated as MAAFFGCYQASNEACGFTDVENLVRLQDSLKGSALESVRGQLLFPKSVPKVVNKLRQLYGRPEQLLQCNLDKVRRLEAPRADKLGTYVPFGNAVEQLCDHLEAVNMKQHLINPILIQDLVDKLPAHDKREWVQFKNRKKKVNLRTFTEFVSKIVAEACEANVKMEFRSETKPMTHEYTGKSKQKEKEAHVYNHSAEEKSNAGPSGNHPKPCRACKRTNNRLRFCQDFKAMSQSDRLKLVEKGKLCFICLNDHGNAPCKFKIRCNIDNCRERHNPLLHSITESVAINAHFRSTTTILFRMLPVTLYCDEGSVDTLTFLDEGASVTLIENVLAEQLGAQGTKEKLTIKWTADIMRVEKESRRMSLLISRRGSTEKHQLSAVRTVEELLLPKQSFDASEVISRMKNLRGLPIASYKNQRPGLLIGLNNLHLLAPIETRIGELEEPIAGITTQSAIKTVAVKLPESDENRRAREIMERTTRRVGVRFETGLIWDDEDAELPDSYPMALKRMKCLEQRLLKDPALFENVCNQIEQYQQKGYAHLATAEELAEIKPGKAWHLPLYVVVNPKKPGKVRIVCDAAASVRGISLNSLLLTGPDVLVSILAVFCQFRERPIAIGGDIREMYHQMLIRLADRRVQRFLFRRSTKDEPSIYVMDVAIFGSKSSPCSAQFVKNKNAMEFAVQYPRAAAAIVEKHYVDDYFDSVDTIEEAVQRAEQNIDDESLVKWKKWLELLPLVEQIRISRRYFNKTLSLEIDNLELHISTDASINAYGCVAYFRATIGDQVKWLLVMSRSKVAPLKLQCIPRLELRGAVLGARMLQTVEATHSIPINRRFFWTDSQTVMNTLTKWGKGPPLRSDAEWFNGPSFLYQSAENWPTEKLPQSNTEIEMKACLLHHEIKELSESVIDVKFIDNLRRKVKGLPIHTLQATEKLKKLLKSNHKGTLQPLQQDEFLKAELILWRQAQLEAFPDEVVALLGNDLSEKKRKPMQIGKRSLLYKLTPIVDENGVLRMDGRMANSKTISFNTKFPIILPKEHAVTKRLIQHYHEKFGHANRETVPNLPTEIRKVASDCIWCKVNRYYAEIPMMGPLPVQRISQPLRPFSAVGIDYLGPVEVIVGRKREKRWIALFTCLAIRAVHLEVVHLHALSTQACLMAIRRFICKRGAPDEIFSDNGTNFKGSSKELISWVKRINLECADSVVSSQLKWNFNPPGTPHMGGIWERMVCSVKEAMKVLDDGSRLTDEVLLTTLAEAEDMVNTRPLTYVPQDSADFEAITPNHFLRGLFKPVDGHVDKSTDYGEALRDLYKRSQYLADQMWRRWYRVFTDNQQAHQVVC; from the exons ATGGCCGCTTTTTTTGGGTGTTACCAAGCTTCAAATGAGGCTTGTGGTTTCACGGATGTGGAAAATCTTGTTAGGCTTCAAGATAGCTTAAAGGGGTCAGCTTTGGAAAGCGTTCGGGGACAGTTGCTGTTCCCAAAATCAGTGCCAAAAGTCGTCAACAAACTTCGCCAGCTGTATGGGCGCCCGGAACAGCTACTGCAATGCAACCTTGACAAGGTACGGCGCTTAGAAGCCCCGAGGGCAGACAAATTGGGAACGTATGTCCCGTTTGGCAATGCTGTAGAGCAGCTGTGCGACCATCTAGAGGCAGTGAATATGAAGCAACATCTGATCAATCCTATTCTTATCCAGGACTTAGTCGATAAACTCCCGGCTCACGACAAACGTGAATGGGTCCAATTTAAAAACCGAAAGAAGAAAGTGAATCTTCGTACTTTCACCGAATTTGTATCGAAAATCGTCGCAGAAGCTTGCGAAGCCAACGTGAAGATGGAGTTCAGATCGGAAACGAAACCGATGACTCATGAGTATACGGGCAAAAGCAAACAGAAGGAAAAGGAAGCACACGTTTATAATCATAGCGCAGAGGAAAAGTCAAACGCAGGACCCAGTGGGAATCATCCCAAACCATGCAGAGCGTGCAAAAGGACTAATAACCGTCTCAGATTTTGCCAAGATTTCAAAGCGATGTCTCAGTCGGACCGTCTGAAGCTGGTCGAAAAGGGAAAACTctgttttatttgcttgaacGATCACGGTAACGCTCCGTGCAAGTTCAAAATTCGTTGCAACATTGACAATTGCAGAGAGCGACATAATCCTCTTCTTCATTCCATCACCGAGTCCGTGGCAATCAACGCACACTTCCGGAGTACCACAACCATTCTTTTCCGTATGCTCCCTGTGACGTTATATTGCGATGAAGGGTCAGTTGACACCTTGACGTTCCTGGATGAAGGTGCGTCTGTAACCCTCATCGAAAATGTTTTAGCCGAGCAACTCGGTGCTCAAGGTACGAAGGAAAAGCTGACTATTAAATGGACGGCCGACATCATGCGCGTTGAGAAAGAATCACGGCGTATGAGCTTGCTGATATCCAGACGAGGAAGTACGGAGAAACATCAACTCAGCGCAGTCAGAACAGTCGAAGAGCTGTTGCTTCCAAAGCAATCGTTCGATGCTTCCGAGGTAATCAGCCGTATGAAAAATCTTCGGGGACTTCCAATAGCATCGTACAAAAATCAACGTCCAGGTTTGTTAATCGGCCTGAATAACCTGCATCTTTTAGCGCCGATTGAAACAAGGATTGGTGAGCTCGAGGAACCCATAGCG GGTATCACGACGCAGTCAGCAATCAAGACCGTGGCCGTGAAGCTACCAGAATCGGACGAGAATCGTAGAGCTCGCGAAATTATGGAAAGGACCACTAGAAGGGTTGGGGTTCGGTTTGAAACGGGGTTGATATGGGACGACGAAGATGCTGAGCTTCCAGACAGTTATCCGATGGCTCTCAAGAGGATGAAATGTTTAGAGCAACGTCTTCTGAAGGATCCCGCTCTGTTCGAGAACGTATGCAATCAGATTGAGCAGTACCAGCAAAAGGGCTACGCGCACCTTGCGACCGCTGAAGAACTGGCTGAAATCAAACCAGGCAAAGCATGGCATCTTCCACTCTACGTCGTGGTCAATCCCAAAAAGCCCGGAAAAGTTCGCATTGTGTGTGATGCAGCAGCTAGCGTAAGAGGTATATCTCTAAACTCTCTACTCCTCACGGGTCCTGATGTTCTTGTGTCCATTCTGGCGGTGTTCTGTCAGTTCCGGGAACGACCAATCGCTATTGGAGGTGATATCCGCGAAATGTACCATCAGATGCTGATTCGTTTGGCGGACAGAAGGGTGCAACGGTTTTTGTTTCGCCGAAGCACCAAGGACGAACCTAGTATCTACGTGATGGACGTAGCAATTTTCGGATCAAAGAGTTCTCCTTGTTCGGCCCAGTTCGTCAAGAACAAAAACGCGATGGAATTTGCAGTGCAATATCCGAGAGCCGCTGCAGCAATCGTTGAGAAACATTACGTCGATGACTACTTCGACAGTGTGGATACCATCGAAGAAGCGGTTCAGCGCGCAGAGCAG AATATTGACGACGAGAGTTTGGTTAAATGGAAGAAGTGGTTAGAGCTGTTGCCGCTTGTGGAGCAGATTCGTATTTCGCGACGATACTTCAACAAAACGCTCTCTTTGGAAATCGACAATCTTGAGCTACACATATCCACCGATGCCAGCATAAACGCTTATGGTTGCGTAGCGTATTTTCGTGCAACAATTGGCGATCAAGTTAAATGGTTGTTGGTAATGTCCAGATCTAAAGTAGCTCCTCTTAAGCTGCAGTGCATTCCCCGGTTGGAGCTGAGAGGAGCCGTCCTTGGGGCAAGAATGCTACAAACTGTCGAAGCTACTCATTCGATTCCCATCAATCGTCGCTTTTTCTGGACGGATTCTCAAACCGTTATGA ATACGCTGACAAAATGGGGCAAAGGACCACCTTTGAGATCCGATGCAGAGTGGTTTAATGGTCCAAGTTTCCTGTATCAATCGGCAGAAAACTGGCCAACAGAGAAACTGCCGCAATCTAATACGGAAATCGAAATGAAAGCATGCCTGTTACACCACGAAATAAAGGAACTTTCTGAGTCCGTAATCGACGTGAA GTTCATTGACAATCTCCGTCGCAAAGTGAAGGGACTTCCAATACATACGCTGCAGGCAACTGAGAAGCTGAAGAAGTTGTTAAAGTCGAACCATAAAGGAACGCTACAACCATTACAGCAAGACGAGTTTCTGAAGGCCGAATTGATTTTATGGAGGCAGGCACAACTAGAGGCGTTTCCAGATGAGGTAGTAGCGCTTTTGGGAAACGACTTATCGGAAAAGAAGCGGAAACCAATGCAGATCGGAAAACGGAGCTTATTGTATAAACTTACTCCGATCGTTGACGAGAACGGTGTGCTTAGGATGGACGGCAGGATGGCAAATTCGAAGACAATATCTTTCAACACGAAGTTTCCCATTATTCTACCGAAAGAGCATGCAGTAACTAAGCGATTAATACAACATTACCACGAAAAGTTTGGCCATGCGAACCGGGAAACGGTTCCAAATCTGCCAACTGAGATCCGGAAAGTCGCATCTGACTGCATCTGGTGCAAGGTGAACCGTTATTATGCAGAAATTCCGATGATGGGACCCCTTCCGGTTCAGCGAATTAGTCAACCACTTCGGCCATTCAGTGCTGTTGGTATCGACTATCTAGGGCCAGTGGAGGTTATCGTGGGTCGCAAAAGAGAAAAGCGGTGGATAGCACTGTTCACATGCTTGGCTATCCGCGCAGTGCATCTAGAGGTGGTGCATCTGCATGCATTGTCGACGCAAGCTTGCTTgatggccattcgacgattcATTTGTAAACGCGGGGCTCCAGACGAAATCTTCTCCGATAACGGGACAAATTTCAAAGGATCCAGTAAGGAGCTGATTTCGTGGGTGAAAAGGATTAATTTGGAATGTGCCGATTCAGTAGTTAGTAGCCAACTCAAATGGAATTTTAATCCTCCTGGTACTCCACACATGGGAGGTATTTGGGAGAGGATGGTTTGTTCGGTTAAAGAAGCGATGAAAGTACTGGATGACGGAAGCCGACTGACGGATGAAGTATTGCTGACTACTTTGGCCGAAGCGGAAGACATGGTGAACACTCGACCGCTAACCTATGTTCCCCAAGATTCAGCGGACTTCGAAGCGATAACACCGAACCATTTCCTTCGAGGTTTGTTCAAGCCAGTCGATGGTCATGTGGATAAGTCAACAGACTACGGTGAAGCATTGCGCGATCTATACAAACGTTCGCAATATTTGGCGGACCAAATGTGGCGGCGTTGGTACAGAGTATTTACCGACAATCAACAAGCGCACCAAGTGGTTTGCTGA